Proteins from a genomic interval of Lolium perenne isolate Kyuss_39 chromosome 1, Kyuss_2.0, whole genome shotgun sequence:
- the LOC127307180 gene encoding uncharacterized protein, with translation MREVVLHVYDVTNSDSEKTNNTILQINRIFKDRIGLGGIFHSAVQVYGEEEWSFGFCENGSGVFNCPVSKNPMYTYRERIVLGETDCTIAAVNRILRELSREWPGSSYDLLSRNCNHFCDVLCERLGAPKLPGWVNRFANAGDTAVVVAENTAVKFRQAKTEIVNASRVAYRFMAGLTSKNQASPESPGDQNRDSPTFQGTWLKNVVSAGAKPSSSGSTPSQEGDDAPPLQRQKSADQSTRL, from the exons ATGAGGGAGGTGGTGCTCCACGTGTACGACGTGACCAACAGCGACTCCGAGAAGACCAACAACACCATCCTCCAGATCAACCGCATCTTCAAGGATCGCATCGGCCTCGGCGGCATCTTCCACAGCGCCGTTCAG GTCTATGGCGAGGAGGAGTGGTCGTTCGGGTTCTGCGAGAACGGCAGCGGGGTGTTCAACTGCCCCGTCAGCAAGAACCCCATGTACACCTACCGCGAGCGCATCGTCCTCGGCGAGACGGACTGCACCATCGCCGCCGTGAACCGGATCCTGCGGGAACTCAGCCGCGAGTGGCCGGGGAGCTCCTATGACCTCCTCTCCAGGAACTGCAACCACTTCTGCGACGTGCTCTGCGAGAGGCTCGGCGCCCCCAAGCTCCCCG GCTGGGTTAATCGTTTTGCCAATGCCGGTGATACTGCTGTGGTGGTTGCTGAGAATACAGCAGTTAAG TTCCGGCAGGCTAAAACAGAAATCGTCAATGCTAGTAGAGTAGCGTATAGATTTATGGCAGGCCTGACTTCAAAAAATCAAGCTTCGCCAGAGTCCCCAGGTGACCAAAACAGAGACAGCCCCACTTTCCAGGGAACATGGCTCAAGAATGTTGTATCAGCTGGTGCAAAACCATCTTCGAGTGGGTCAACTCCTTCACAAGAAGGTGATGATGCACCCCCGTTGCAGCGCCAAAAATCAGCAGACCAATCGACAAGGTTGTAG